In a genomic window of Zonotrichia albicollis isolate bZonAlb1 chromosome 7, bZonAlb1.hap1, whole genome shotgun sequence:
- the LOC141729554 gene encoding olfactory receptor 14C36-like — protein MSNSSSIRHFLLLALADTQQLQLLHFCLLLGISLAALLGNGLIISAVACGHHLHTPMFFFLLNLALSDLGSICTTVPKAMHNSLWDTRDISYSGCAAQLFMLVFFISAEYFLLTIMCYDRYVSICKPLHYGTLLGSRACAHMAAAAWASGFLNALMHTANTFSLPLCQGNALGQFFCEIPQILKLSCSHSRFLREHGLLAFSGFLGLGCFVFIVFSYVQIFRVVLRIPSEQGRHKAFSTCLPHLAVVSLFISTGTFAHLKPPSMSSPSLDLALSILYTVVTPALNPLIYSLRNQELRAAVWTLMTECFQEH, from the coding sequence atgtccaacagcagctccatcaggcacttcctcctgctggcattggcagacacgcagcagctgcagctcctgcacttctgcctcttgctgggcatctccctggctgccctcctgggcaacggcctcatcatcagcgccgtagcctgcggccaccacctgcacacacccatgttcttcttcctgctcaacctggccctcagcgacctgggctccatctgcaccactgtccccaaagccatgcacaattccctctgggacaccagggacatctcctactcaggatgtgctgcacagctatTTATGCTTGTCtttttcatctcagcagagtatttcctcctgaccatcatgtgctatgaccgctacgtgtccatctgcaaacccctgcactacgggaccctcctgggcagcagagcttgtgcccacatggcagcagctgcctgggccagtggctttctcaatgctctcatgcacacagccaatacattttccctgccactCTGCcagggcaatgccctgggccagttcttctgtgaaatcccacagatcctcaagctctcctgctcacactccaggTTCCTTAGAGAACATGGACTTCTTGCTTTTAGTGGCTTTTTAGGacttggttgttttgtgttcattgttttctcctatgtgcagatcttcagggtcgtgctgaggatcccctctgagcagggacggcacaaagccttttccacctgcctccctcacctggccgtggtctctctGTTTATCAGCACTGGCACCtttgctcacctgaagcccccctccatgtcctccccatccctggatctggccctctCAATTCTGTACACAGTGGTGACTCcggccctgaaccccctcatctacagcctgaggaaccaggagctcagggctgcagtgtggacactgatgactg